The Tepidibacter aestuarii genome contains a region encoding:
- a CDS encoding NADH-dependent [FeFe] hydrogenase, group A6 — MGMVRFNIDGINIEVPKGTTVLEAAKIAGINIPTLCYLKEINEVSSCRVCVVEVGQKIIASCTLVAENGMEVKTNTQSVREVRKMAVELLLSNHKRECTTCIRSENCDLQRIAKELNIRDIRYTGEKSNAKLDYSSSLVRDPQKCILCGRCMATCRSIQSVNAINFSQRGFETKVGPIYERPIKDSICINCGQCIIACPVGALHEKEDIKGVWKAIENPSKYVVVQTAPAIRVALGEEFGIPIGSRVTGKMVASLRRLGFDKVFDTNFAADLTIMEEGTELLNRLSKGEGLPLMTSCCPGWVKFVEHKYPDMIQNLSTCKSPSEMQGAVIKSYFSQKMGIDPEDIVVVSIMPCVGKKFEGEREELSNNGMQDVDFILTTRELARMIKEVGTDFGNLNDEEFDHPFGEATGAAVIFGTTGGVAEAALRTIFEVVSEKEIEEIEYTAARGLEGIKEASVELPDGRNIRVAVAHGLSNAKELLESIRKGEKQYDFIEVMACQGGCVTGGGQPIVDAKIKEKIDIRKERSKAIYDEDKSLPIRKSHKNPYIIKIYDEFLGKPNGSLSHELLHTHYIARKKF; from the coding sequence TGGTAAGATTTAATATAGATGGAATCAATATAGAAGTACCTAAAGGAACTACTGTGCTTGAAGCAGCAAAAATAGCTGGAATCAATATACCAACATTATGCTATTTAAAAGAAATTAATGAAGTGTCTAGTTGTAGAGTTTGTGTAGTAGAAGTGGGGCAAAAAATAATAGCATCATGTACACTTGTTGCTGAAAATGGGATGGAAGTAAAAACGAATACCCAATCTGTAAGAGAAGTAAGAAAAATGGCAGTAGAATTATTGCTATCAAATCATAAAAGAGAGTGTACAACTTGTATTAGAAGTGAAAATTGTGATTTGCAGAGAATAGCCAAGGAATTAAATATAAGGGATATTAGATATACGGGAGAAAAGAGTAATGCAAAACTAGATTATTCTAGTTCATTAGTAAGAGACCCGCAAAAGTGTATTCTTTGTGGTAGATGTATGGCAACTTGTAGAAGTATCCAAAGTGTAAATGCCATAAATTTTTCGCAAAGAGGGTTTGAGACTAAGGTTGGACCTATATATGAAAGACCCATAAAGGATTCGATTTGCATTAACTGTGGTCAATGCATAATTGCTTGTCCTGTAGGTGCGTTGCATGAAAAAGAAGATATAAAAGGTGTTTGGAAGGCAATTGAAAATCCTAGTAAATATGTAGTTGTTCAAACAGCACCAGCAATACGAGTAGCTTTAGGTGAAGAATTTGGTATACCTATTGGTAGTAGGGTTACAGGTAAAATGGTCGCATCATTAAGAAGGTTAGGCTTTGATAAGGTATTTGACACTAATTTTGCAGCGGACCTTACTATAATGGAGGAAGGAACAGAGTTGTTAAATAGATTAAGTAAGGGAGAAGGACTTCCTCTTATGACATCATGCTGTCCAGGTTGGGTAAAGTTTGTTGAACATAAGTATCCAGATATGATTCAAAATTTATCTACATGTAAATCACCTAGCGAAATGCAAGGCGCAGTAATTAAGAGCTATTTTTCGCAGAAAATGGGAATTGATCCTGAAGATATAGTTGTAGTTTCAATTATGCCTTGTGTTGGTAAAAAATTTGAAGGTGAAAGAGAAGAATTATCTAATAATGGAATGCAGGATGTAGATTTTATATTGACTACAAGAGAATTAGCAAGAATGATAAAAGAGGTAGGTACTGACTTTGGAAATTTAAACGATGAAGAATTCGACCATCCATTTGGAGAAGCTACTGGCGCAGCAGTTATTTTTGGAACGACTGGAGGCGTTGCAGAAGCTGCTTTAAGAACTATATTTGAAGTTGTATCTGAAAAAGAAATAGAGGAAATAGAATATACCGCTGCTAGAGGACTAGAAGGAATAAAAGAGGCTTCAGTAGAATTACCTGATGGTAGAAATATTAGAGTTGCTGTTGCTCATGGATTAAGTAATGCTAAAGAATTATTAGAATCAATAAGAAAAGGTGAAAAACAATATGACTTTATTGAAGTGATGGCATGTCAAGGTGGTTGTGTAACAGGTGGGGGGCAGCCAATAGTTGATGCAAAAATAAAAGAAAAAATTGATATTAGAAAAGAAAGATCAAAAGCTATATATGATGAGGATAAATCTTTGCCTATTAGAAAATCACATAAAAATCCATATATAATCAAGATATATGATGAATTTTTAGGAAAGCCAAATGGGTCATTAAGCCATGAATTGTTACATACCCACTATATAGCAAGGAAAAAATTTTAA